ctgcagtgtgtgtgtttgtgtgtgtgttcccggTGACGGAGGAGCGTGTCACCCAGTGGctcatcatgtttttaattaagTCTTTTTTGCACAACAATGAAGCTCTATGGCGCAGAGGTCTGAGCTGTATCAGGCAGCACTTGTTAATAGGATCAGTTCATTGTTCGTTTTGGTCTTTTAATGGGGTTTGTTGACAACAGGAAGGAAATACACGAACTTATCCTTTAATCATAAACATCCCTGGACATCAGCAGCCAATCGCATAACAGTTTTAAGTTTGCCTTCACTCTAGTTACGTTTTAATGAGGATGAATGTTGAAATTTAATGACGTGTAAAGTGTGTGACCGGTTGGTTCTTTTTACCGTGATACTTTGAGTGCATGCTGTATTTCATTCACACAGGCCGTACTAAGTTCTGCCAACCCAAACAATGCAGACTGAAACGCTCAGACGTGATTGTTACCGAGTTGTCTTCAGAGCCTCGAACTGAAATGACCTAAATCCCAAGTCTCCTCATCATGTGATCATGCTGTTTCAGGGCTGCTGTCTGCATCACATGTGGACTGTTGTTCTGATCTCTGTCATCCCCCTTCAGTCTCTGCGGGTCTCTTTCCCTTcgagtcttttcttttccaccGTCCCTCTGTTcccctctgtccttctctttgtgtgtttctgtagaGTCAGAAGAAATTGGAACATGCCCACATTCGACAGCTTGAGCAGAGCCTGCTCCTCGAAAAGTCGAGAGCAGAGAGGCTTCAGAAAGACTTAGAGAAGAGGAGGGTAAAAGCACCAGCCCCCTGCCTGTAGCCGGCGTCCTGTGTGCTTCTGTCTGCTTCCTTGATTGTAGTGTAACTCACAAGCTGCACCGGTTAAGCTCATACTACACCTGCTGTCCGAATGAGCGGCAGATGTAGGAATAATAATCTTTTACAATCAATACAGGTGCAAAGGTCAGTCTGAACTGCAATCTCAGCTTGACCGTGGGTGTGATACACAACCTCTGCCTGCACGGAAGTGTGCAAAACATGCAGATACAAACATACAGATGCCCTTTCGCCTGCACAGCCCGCCCTCCTGTTTTACTAATAGCTGCATAATACGTTTTACAGACAACATTTCAccaacatttcatcatttttcttgttCCAGAAAAGTCTGTGGTTTAATCCAAGAGTGCTAATTTTATAGAAACAGAGCAAAAATCAGTATCAGTCCTGATGCAACAGGTGCTTTTTTATCATCAATACAGCTGTAATTCAGCTGAGATGCTGCCAGTGCTTGAAATTATATTTATTCTGGGAAGATTAAACAGTTTTAACACTCAGGATATCCAgtcaaatcccatgaaaagaccgtCAGTGTGTGAGTTGCCTTCCCTGCCTGTGGCGCTCAGCCTTAAGCTCGCTGTTCCTAATGAAGACATAGATTAAATTATGTGCTTTAActtttaaaaagtctttttcTTAAGCAGCCATTGTAGTTTCTAGAAAGTGTCCCTCCGACAGGAGTAATCTGTGCATTTGTTCGGGACTATTTTCAGTCCCGGATTAATACGCATCAGTCAAAATAAGCTACagggtgtgtgttcagtgcagctcagtgatgtTCCTTTGAGCTCCAGGACACACAGGAATCAGATAAATGAGGCTTTGGATGCAGACAGCACTGATTAATAAGATCAACTCGTTGTtgatttggtcttttcatggggatgttaacaataataaaaacagagaatacTGACAGCCTTATTTTTTAAGTATATGTTGGTATGTGAGGTATTTGGGTGCTCCATGCAGCGTTCTGTGCAGAGTGATTGAACAGATGTGGTGTCAGTAGCGGCCCCTGATGTCCAGCATGTCATTGGTTCCTTCATCGTTTCAGTATTAACGCTCCTCGCTGTCGACGCAGAGCTTCCCCTGAGGCTCACCTCTTATAGGAAACACTCTccgagctgctgcagcttttcacaCGTCTTCTGTTGCAATAACtggtgctttttatttttttttgtttttatattgtgaTTGATCTTTTCATTTAAAGGCTGGCTTTCGGATCAGTTGCCAGCTGCACTGTGAGATGCCAGGACGTGACAACTGAGATAACACCCCTCCATTTTAGCTCTGCAGAGCGCAGCGGATGAATCGCTCCGAGCTCCGCACGACTTTTTTGAGCACTAATGTAATTAGTAACACATGAGAAATTGCTAAATTGTTAATGGGATTCATGACTGATTCTACGATTAATGTTTCAAGACAAATCATTGTGGTAATGTCCATTTAGCATCAGTAGTTGAGTGAAGCAAAGGACGTCCTTTACACCACTTTGACATGCAGCGCTGCACTTCAGAGAGAAAGCCTCTTCAATAATAGACCACAGTATCACAAATCAAACCGTACAAGCTTGTGCTTTCAATTTTCAGGCATCAAAAGATaacaaaacactttgaaacaCTGGATTCCTATATGCAGTAAGGTCTGCTTCTGCCAACAGGGAAGATGCTCTCATGATGCAGTATCCTTGAGGTTGGGTAAGAGAAccaaggtgaaaaaaaagatttgatcTTGTTTTGGCTTTGATCCGCTGCTGAGCTATCTCAATTCTTGACTTCAAATCGACTTCAGATGCTGTCGAGGACATTAACCTTGCATAGGTCTTTTCACTCCCTCGCTCCTGCGTGTTGTGCTGTAATCTGAATGCATTTCAGGCAACGTCTTTGATACGAATCAACTAGTAACTCTGAGGTCTGGTAGATTGTTTTCCCAGATGGTTGAAATTAACATCTGTGCACTGTGCAGCGGATCCTCTCTCAatctcctttttgttttaattggaTACAAGTGTGTGGAGGATGTTTGCAGTGGTGTGTATGCAGTGTCGCCGTGTGGAGGTTTGCTGTCGGCTTTATTATATTTGCTTGGCTGCTTCTAGATGATCAGAGAATGGCtgtgctctcctctcatcttccaCTTCTTTGCACATACAGTGAGCTGCACAAATATTTGGACAGTGACACATTGATCCTTTGGCTCCTTTAGTTTTATTGCCTTGGATGGAAATGATACAGTGACTTTTAAGCGCGGACTGTCAGCTTTAATAAGACGACAGCGATGTTGTGAAATGGGTATAATGGTTTGTTTGGACTTTATGATCTTCTGTGAAATACAACCCGATCGTGGTGCCAGCAGTTTGACGGCACTCCTCAAAAAATAATGAGCAACTATTGTTTGAGCTGCAAGAAAAAGGATCCTGGAATTCAACAACAGGCAAAAGAGTAATTCAGCACAAATAAAGCTGCTCTAACTCATTTTTTATATTAAGAGATTAAATGTGTGGTGCATAAGTGGTTGCTCACAGTGACAAGCAGAGAACGATCGCTGCGCTCTTGTTTCTCGAAGCTCAGAAGAGGCTTTTAGCACCTTTTAaatcacagtttgaaaacactcaatTAACCTCGTTTCCATCAGAAACAGGCAGCTACTTTCAGAGAAGGAGCCCAGATAAACACTGCCTGCAGCAAACTGCAAAGTTAACAACCAGCCAGTGAGTCATAGGGTCACAAGAAACAAACTCCAGGTGAATGCTAGTGCTAACACACTAGCCATATTTCCAGCTTCTTCTgttgcccccaagtggccaaaaaacgAATTGATGAAGCTTTAAAAGTATTTTGGCACGTTAAACTTTTATCTCCACGCAGTCCTCACTTTGATACCTAATGCAGATTTCTGCCATTAATGCAACACAGTGAATGAGCTGTCACCAAAATAAGAGCGTGGACGATCTGGAGCTCCTGTGGGTGCAGCCTCAGTTACATTCATGGTCTCTGCAGGACGGCGAGTTCTTTGTATCCGTCACACCAAAAGCAGTCCTGGTCCACGCACTGGTAATTAATACATTTAGCTTGTTCATTTAATATAGAAAGTTTTAGCAGAAGCTAAGTGTGTCCTGTgaatatgtacatatgtacatgtgACATCTATTACAAAGAAAAGTACACTCGGGAGCCAAATGTTACACAATCTGTCACTGTCCACCTACataatgtgatttatttgtaCAGTTTATTAACTGGAATGCACTTGACCCTCTCCAATCCTTACAAGGACCCTCTGAGGTTTCCCTCTGATTTCCTTTGTCCTGAGGCCTGATTTCTGCTCTTAAAGTCAGTGTCACCTTTTCTTTGGAATGACATCATTCTGTTGCAGGGGCTCCCACCTGTTACGGTAATAAGGTCATTCTTTTGAAAGGCTGACATCTTTCTGTTATGGTAATCGGAAAAACGTCCAGCGGCAGTGATGGATGTCGTTCCTTTCTCATCAGCAAACCACAGTCGAAGAGCAGAGTCGCATCATGCAGCTAGAGGAGGAGCTCAGCCTCCGGAGAGCTGAGATCAAGAACCTCCAGGCTCAGCTCAGAGGATCTGACGCGAGCTCGCAGCAGGCCGACGACGGCGAGGCCGCTCTGGGGTCCGACGCCCAGCCGGAGACCCTCCCCCTGCGCGAGCACTACAAGGAGAGCAGCGAGCTGAAAGAGAAGTACGAGACAGCGTTAGCTGCGAGTCAGCAGGAGGTAGACTCACTGAAGGCGGTGGTGGATAATAAGAACCAGGAGATCAGTGAGATGAAGCAGAAAGTCCAACACGCCACCaaggaaaacatggaaatgatGGACACCTGGAAGGTATGCTGCAATATACACACAGTTCAGAGAACTTTAGCAAGAGCAGGAGTGGAGCTGAAAGAGGTTTTAAAGGCAGAGagctgtatgttttcattaaccTTTACAAATGTGAAAGTTTCCATGATGAAATATTCAGAGGATTTTGAGGCGATTCCCACCAAATGTGCTCAAATAACTGTTTTCCCAAATATAAAACCAATTCAATCTATTATTGCTTCTCACTTTCCTCCGCAGGATAAATTTGACACTTTAGTGAGCGACCACCAGCGAtccctggaggagctgaaggccACATTGAACAGCGATCATGCTGCTCCGGCCGGCCAAGAGCTGGACGCCCAGGAGCTGAGAGCCACTCTGGAGGGCCTCAAGATGGAGCACCAGCTGGAGATGGAGAACCTGAAGGCCAAACATAAGATCGAAGCTGCCATTCTGACCAAGGAACGGGAAGACCTCTGCTCTCGTCTTCAGGAGGCCAAAGACCAGCTGGCTGAGAACAACCAGGCCTGGAGGACTGAGGTAGAGGCTAAGAGCAGCAAGCAGGCCCTGGAGGAGGCCACTGATAAGCTGCAGAAGGCGGAGCAGAGGCTGGCGGAGATGGAGAAGCTTCAGATGGAGCAGGACAAAAGCACAGGGGAGCTGCGGGAGAGACTGGAGCTGTCAGAGAAGAAGATGACGGACTACCAGGCCCTGCAGAAGGCCCAGGCAGAGAGCCAGGAGGAGATCCAGAaactggaggagaagctgagggtGACGGCCAACCAGCTCCAGGCCATCCAGTCAGACCGCTACACGTCCCACGATGCAAATGTGAGTGACGAACGTGATCAGCAACAACCCAGACGTCCACTGGCTGATTAATGTGCTGTCGTGGCTTTGATTTACTCTCCTAACACCTGATCCTTTTCCAGGTGATCGAGGACAATGAAATTTCAGAAGAGAAGATGAAGCTAAAGCAGAATATCGAAGGTATCAATGTCCATTTATTTCAGTATGAACTCCAACTTTATAAAAACAAACCATTCAGAtacttcagctgctctgttgtCCTTCTGTGCTCCATGTTAACCGATGCTGTTATTTTTGAGTAAATAAGTTTTTGGTAGTAATGTCCATTTGTGCATGTGAGGACTGGAGAGAAATCTGTTCTGTCTCCTTCAGTTTGTCAACTGTAAGCCATTTAAAGGAGGACTTTGACATTCTGGGAAATCCTGCAAAATGTCACGTCTCAGATTGTCCAACTTTTGCTTTCAGGGAAACCAAAGTTACTGTTCTTGGCCAGGAAATATTCACATAAACCACCAAGAAACAGCAAATTGTCGTTTTTACTCTAACTGTCCCCTTAAGAGAAGCCAAACAATTGTGGTGACTAAACTAAAATTAAGACCAGATCAGTCGTGAGACTAGAATGTGTTCATAGAGGGTAAATCCAAACTGATCAGCTCTTACTCATAATTCAGGCTCAAAGTAACAGATtcatacagtaacacacagagaTGATATTTAACTTAAACCTGCAGCGTTCACTTTACACGCTTTGCTGCATTTAATGTGGCTTCACTCACActcgctgctgctctgcttttcctcAGAAACAATGGAGAAGTtgctgaaaagggaaaaagaggtGTCGACTCTCACATCCCAGGTTGAAGCCCTCAAGTCCCAGATGGGAGGTAAATGTCGCTTTCCAGAACAAGTCGGCCATCTTTGTGTCTGTGGAGAGATCATGCCCGCTCACAGTGACAGCGCTCATAAAACAGTGCAGCCTGTAGGGGGACTGTAGCGCTCCAGCAGGTCACGTTTCCTTCACAGTGTTAAAACAAGGCTAAGTTTGCTGTTGGCTGAAGCGCCCATCAGCCAAATTAGGCCGTGCTTAGGAAAAACATGACATATTTCTCAATCTCTAAATTCTTTATCAGTGTCACATTTCGATAATGACCTTCATTAGTGTCATCCTCTCTCGGTGCGGTGCTCCTGTATGTGTCGTGACTGCAggcttcactttgttttccaCAGTCGTGCTGAGTTCACGCCGCGGCGGATCGTGTTCGTCTTCGCCGTTACATTCTTTGATCATCGCTGCAAAATCAGTCGAGCGGCTGTCTTTTGAAAACTTTAAGTTCCTTCACATCAAAaggaacacaaaaacacacttcatgtGGTTCAGATAATCAAAATGACACACTTTGAAGAACAGATTATGAATAatttaaaaggagaaaagaacaaTATGAGACACAGAGTGAAGAATAGTTTCATTACTGTTCTCTGCTCTAAAATTTGAATTCTGTTAATTGATTGTTATCAGTTTATGAGGCTTCAGGAGTCTGAAGACAAATCAAGTGATATTTTCCAAAGTTAGTCTTTTCAGCACGAAGttccctgtttgtgtttcccttcACATTGATGACTTGCAGAGCTCCAGTGGAAGAATGGTAACACAAATTTAGAGTTTCATACCAAAAAGGCTGTAACTTTGGAAAATACCTGCTTGATTTAACTAAGTGACGCTGCTTCAGATAAACTTCGGGATGCTTTCTGACACACTCGACAtagttaaatggtttctttttttgcctGCTTTGATCgttttattgttgatgtacaattggggtgttttattttgaaaatttactggaTTCTTTGCACCGTTCATGTGttccttcctgtctgactcGATCCGCTCTGTGCTGATTGACGAAAAAACTAcgtcttttgttgttgttttgattgagaggCCCCTTGTGGCAGCAATGACACACTGCGCCTTTAAAGTAAAGCGTTAGAGAGTATTATATTTCAAATCTTTGTAAATGATTACAACTGTTTTACATGATTATCAGCTGTGTATACACCAAATATTGATGCTTCAAAGGAGGAGTTAGAGTTGTTGAGAGGCacatgctttttttaaaaaattttttttaacataataacattataaatgctaatcacagaaaaaaatgcttttttttcctgtacaCCAGCACTGGAGAGCAAAGTCCGCTCAGGGGAAAAGAAAGCCGAAGCCCTGGTCAAGGAGAAGATGCGtgtggaggcagagctggagtcCATGACCAAGAAGTCCCACGATGCCTCTGGACAGCTTGTCCACATCAgccaggagctgctgaagaaaGAGAGGTATGAAGACGAGGCTGTGTTGACTTTACAGCCAGCCTGCAGCCCAAAACACATCATATTATCAATTTACTAATGGACAGATACACACGGTTTGTATCGATCTGACTGCATGTGGTGTCAGCTGAACAGTGTTATTTGAATCATCCTTTTGTAAAGTTCCATCTGCTTCACCAGGTTTTATTCTGCACTGCCGCAGTAAATAACAGTCCATGTTAAAACAGACTTTCAAAGAGTAATACAACGCAATTAactgcacaaacatgcagtgaGATGAAGGAGCTCAGCGGCTGCAGTGGAGGAGACTTCCAGTTTCACAGCGGTGGACAAGCAGAAACAGCCAGAACTTCATTATGAATATTCCACTTAACACTGTTAATGTGTGATTACTTATTAATCCCACCCCCCCTCACTTGGCTTAGCAGTGGAGGTGCCGACTGTGGGATTCAgacaaaatatcagaaatacACTGTGGGGTATAATTATAGGGCTTAATTATGTGATCAGTTAAAAGTGAGATGCTGTTGGATGAAAGTCAAGAAATACAATACTGATAAAGAGAATATTCAGGagtattttaaaaatatgataCTGATGTTAGAGAGGAGGACGAGCTGCTCATTCACCAATCACAGGGTTGATGTGTTGACGTCTAGCTCTTCCCCTCCAGGCGATGAAGCCTCTGTGTGCAAGACGCTCAACCCCGAATGGCTCCGAATGGTCATGCCAGCACcttgtcatcagtgtgtgtgtgtgtgtgtgtgtgtgtgtgtgtgtgtgtgtgagtgtgagaacCAAGTTGTAAAATGCTTGATGTATAAAAGCACTTAAAATGTAGAAATGCGGCTGTTTTCCATGCAGTCGTGCTGAATGATAGAACACATCTGCTGCACTGATGACAAACATGAGACATAATcaataacacattttacatttaggTGCTTTGCTTGCACTGGTTTACTAAACGTTACAGTGTGGTGAACACATTTCATCATAATTTAAAGCAGTTTTTAGTAGTTTTTTTGAGCAGGAAGATGCTGAAATGAGAGTtgaagggaactgcagagttgggtgataaCTCCTTTTCACATTACACTTTCTTAATGTGAAGGTGCAGCTTTGAAACGATGGACTGAGTGTTCCTCCTCAGatttctgtcagcagctgcaggtaaTTATTTTTGTTCTTGTGGCTGATGGATCACAGTGGTGTAGCTGGAATGGAAGGCTCAGGGACAACCAGCAGCTCATTATTTTAAGTTAGCTCCACCTTTTCAGTCTCGTTACTGTCAGCTTTGCACATAATGCCGCTGGTCTTTCGTCCAGCACTGAACATTTTACCACACTGACGTGAAACTCGGAGTCTCTGGCTCTTTTCTTATTGAGTTTATGGAGCAGCCAGCGGAGGGAAACAACAAAGACCTGCCAGACGTTCACCTCTCACAGATTGCATTTTTAGTTGTTTCTGGCACACTTCTCACCAACCTCCCAAGACCGTTTCTGTTGCTTAAGATCAAGCTGCCAAATCTGGCTGCAGTCAGTAAAAGTCTAATAATCGAGGTCGTTATTTAACCACCGAGCGTAAAGAGAAAGTTGTCAGAGTACCGCTGCAGACGTGCAGAGCTTTATTAAACAGgatgttgctgtgtttcaccacacattcacattcagacTGTGCGTTTTTCTGTCGTGCTGCAGGAACTCAACAGATTGGTCTAATTGCATTACATTATTGGCTATCTTACATTATGCAACTCTTACATTATTGGTGGTTACAAGGCACTAAAAATCAGTGCCTCTGGCTATAGCAGAATATGTTTCTGTGCAATTACATTGCATGCAATAAAAGTATATATTCCatccactgaaaaacagcagtggGTGTCCCCTTGAGGTAGTGTTATTGGATGGTAGCATCATTAGCTTCTTTAATGTTCCTGCAGCTACTTCAGTCTGTGACATGCTTTTAGGAAAACAAACTAATACATTTGCTCAAGAAGGTCAATTGTGAGCATTGTTACACGTGTTTATCTTGAACGCTTACAAGACAAATCAGAAAAGCCAATTACAAGCAAGTCACGTGGTAGAAGGAATGATGATGGGTAGCACGTCTGAGGCACaagcagtgaaggaggaggaggagtgtatCATCGGCGAGGTGGAGGACGTTGCTTCAGTAATGAAAAATCAGACAGTCTTTTCACTTTGCTTGGAACAGCATGacagctgcttatttacacacCCTCCATCCCTTTCACATAACACATTATCATCTGATGCATCGTTAAAATAGAAATTATTGATTCGAGCTGCTTGAGAAGATGGAAGGTCTGGCCGGAGGGACTTCTTATAAAGAAGGAAGTGATGCTTCAGATGAGGTGCACAAATGAGCATACAGCACTTTACATTAAACCAGCTAACCTCTTTGCGTAACGTGGTGTCCTGTTTACAGAAAACTCTTCCCTGTATATACGTGGTGCTATGATATTAGCATGCAGGCAAACAGCCAAACACCAGCTCATGCCAAAATGCACAGACAGTTTGACTGTTGCAGTGGGGCATCCATCCACCAGCCACTTTGATATGTATGGAGATGAGGCCGCCTCCACAATCCCCACTGGCCAGACTGGCTAACATTATTCACATAATGGACTGGTAAGCTTTTAAATGATAATGACCTTTGTGCAGTGCCTAGGCAGATGTACGACTCATATAATCTTTGACAGCAAAACTGCACTGCTTCTCTCTCATTATTGCACTTTGGAGCAGTGGAGTTCAGAGCAAGTCACCGCAGCACTGCAGGCCAGAAGAACATTTGTGGAAAATCGGTTCTGTTTTGTTAGGATTACCAAACACTGAAGGCTTCTCTGTTTGGTTTTCCCTCTACTTGTTTCATTCCAGGAGTCTGAATGAGCTGAGGGTGTTACTCCTGGAGTCGCATCGCCATTCACGGGACATGGAGAAAGACCTGAACCGGGAAGTGCACAAGGCCGAGTGGAGGGTGAAGGAGCAGAAGCTTCAGGAGGACATCAAGACCCTGCGCGAGAAACTGCTTCTCCTGGTGAGAAGAAGGACTTTGATTATGAGCTCACGCTGCCCTGAAGTTACTCGTGTTCTGTCCCCATTCtagatgttttgttgttgtttttaagcgTTTTGATGCTGTTCAAGCAGTAGTTTcaggacattttgggaaattgcTTATGCTGAGCTAAACTAATCACCTCCTGGTTCATATCGAACGGATAAAGGGTGCTATCGAGCCTCTCATCAAACTCTCGGCGTGAAAGTGAATAAgtgaatttcccaaaatatcaaactgttcTTACTAGGAAGATGATTGACTATCATGAGGTGTTACAGGAGCCTCATAAAAGAGCCCATGCCTTGTTGCCCATCATGTTTGTGGTCCCCAAACCAAGTCAAGATAAACCCGATGACATCACCagactgatgacatcaccaggcTGATGACATCGCCAGGCTGATGACATCGCCAGGGTTACTGAATGATTTAACAGCCAGCATTGGCTCTTATCCTCCTGCCTTGTGTGCACGTTAGGGTCGGGAACGGTCCTCACCTGACCACCGGCGGTACTCCATGCTGGACCCCTCGGTCCTGGACTCAGAGGTGAGCCGCCTCCGCCAGCGGCTGCTCAGCACGGAGGACGCCCTGAGGAACGCCTTGGAACACAACCAGCAGGTCGACCAGCTGGTGCAGGCCATGCGCAAGCATCCAGACAAAAGCCCGGTAAAACTGAGAAGAAACTTAATTTTAAATTAATAATATGCACAAACTTCTTattaataagaataataatcaATAGAACTGTAAATGAGAAGCCACCaccagctagcttagcttagcacaaactCTGCTTCGCTGCGCAGACATGAAGCGGTATCACTCTGTATCAATAGATGTGATTCccaaaaatgtcagaatggtcctttaattttaatttcactgaCATTGTTTTTCAGGCGCACGGTGCGAATTCAGCCAATGGAATTCATCATCAGGAGTCCGACAGTCCTCAAGATGTTGGTACTCTTTCATTGTTTCTTGAAGCATCATGGATGTGGTGATATTATCAACACCTCTCGGTGCTAAGACGTCTTATTTTTGGCTTTTCAGGAACAACACTGATATGAGCAGAAGAGATAAGCCTGAACTGGCGACGTGCAGAGGTACTCCTTAAAGAAACGCTCGTCCGACATTTCTCCCGATCCTGCGACGGACGCCTGAAGAACTTTTCAGTTTACAGTTAATACCAAAACAGCGAATCTCTATCTCGAGTgaatttatgtgtttgttgcaGAAAGCACCTATTAGCCAATCATGAAGACCGCTTAAAGTACTATAAAATATAACAGGAAACGGGACATGGACATGAAGAGATATTATCGGTACAGCTCCCGAGAACACAGTACGGCAACTTTTGATGCTTTACCGTAGTTAGAAAGTTTGAAGTTGCCGGGAACTCTGTGACAATTCAGAAGTTTGATCCGGAAGGCAAATCGGCTGATGGACGATGACGTGAAGAACCGGGTCTCAGtcgctttgtttgttttatttattacttttactttgcTCCTCAGCTTTGTAATAATCCTCTATGGATACGCTGTCATGGCCAGTGATACTCAGAGCAACTCCTCAAGG
Above is a window of Chaetodon auriga isolate fChaAug3 chromosome 15, fChaAug3.hap1, whole genome shotgun sequence DNA encoding:
- the clip2 gene encoding CAP-Gly domain-containing linker protein 2 isoform X5, translating into MNMLKSSGLKIPGRGPKHSSPVGRTSAGGTSSPVVPKDNCPLKPTTPTKISEEGDDVLGDYTVGEQVWVNGVKPGVIAYLGETQFAPGQWAGVILNDLVGKNDGSVGGVRYFECQPLQGIFTRPSKLTRQPVGEGSDSHSTDSISAQNQTQQGGGAPSGQRVVVPLREGLLNSAVKTGNESGSNMSDSGSVKKGGDKDLRVGDRVLVGGSKMGVIRYMGETDFAKGEWCGVELDEPLGKNDGAVAGTRYFQCLPKFGLFAPIHKVIRIGFPSTSPAKAKKSKRVAMGVSSLAHSPSSSSISSVSSVASSVGGRPSRAGLLTETSSRYARKISGTTALQEALKEKQQHIEQLLAERDMERAEMAKATSHICEVEKELSILKTQHMQYVTENEGTLQQVKALLASTQKDKLELANQLEEEKRKVEDLQFRVEEESITKGDLEQTTVEEQSRIMQLEEELSLRRAEIKNLQAQLRGSDASSQQADDGEAALGSDAQPETLPLREHYKESSELKEKYETALAASQQEVDSLKAVVDNKNQEISEMKQKVQHATKENMEMMDTWKDKFDTLVSDHQRSLEELKATLNSDHAAPAGQELDAQELRATLEGLKMEHQLEMENLKAKHKIEAAILTKEREDLCSRLQEAKDQLAENNQAWRTEVEAKSSKQALEEATDKLQKAEQRLAEMEKLQMEQDKSTGELRERLELSEKKMTDYQALQKAQAESQEEIQKLEEKLRVTANQLQAIQSDRYTSHDANVIEDNEISEEKMKLKQNIEETMEKLLKREKEVSTLTSQVEALKSQMGALESKVRSGEKKAEALVKEKMRVEAELESMTKKSHDASGQLVHISQELLKKERSLNELRVLLLESHRHSRDMEKDLNREVHKAEWRVKEQKLQEDIKTLREKLLLLGRERSSPDHRRYSMLDPSVLDSEVSRLRQRLLSTEDALRNALEHNQQVDQLVQAMRKHPDKSPAHGANSANGIHHQESDSPQDEQH
- the clip2 gene encoding CAP-Gly domain-containing linker protein 2 isoform X4, which produces MNMLKSSGLKIPGRGPKHSSPVGRTSAGGTSSPVVPKDNCPLKPTTPTKISEEGDDVLGDYTVGEQVWVNGVKPGVIAYLGETQFAPGQWAGVILNDLVGKNDGSVGGVRYFECQPLQGIFTRPSKLTRQPVGEGSDSHSTDSISAQNQTQQGGGAPSGQRVVVPLREGLLNSAVKTGNESGSNMSDSGSVKKGGDKDLRVGDRVLVGGSKMGVIRYMGETDFAKGEWCGVELDEPLGKNDGAVAGTRYFQCLPKFGLFAPIHKVIRIGFPSTSPAKAKKSKRVAMGVSSLAHSPSSSSISSVSSVASSVGGRPSRAGLLTETSSRYARKISGTTALQEALKEKQQHIEQLLAERDMERAEMAKATSHICEVEKELSILKTQHMQYVTENEGTLQQVKALLASTQKDKLELANQLEEEKRKVEDLQFRVEEESITKGDLEQTTVEEQSRIMQLEEELSLRRAEIKNLQAQLRGSDASSQQADDGEAALGSDAQPETLPLREHYKESSELKEKYETALAASQQEVDSLKAVVDNKNQEISEMKQKVQHATKENMEMMDTWKDKFDTLVSDHQRSLEELKATLNSDHAAPAGQELDAQELRATLEGLKMEHQLEMENLKAKHKIEAAILTKEREDLCSRLQEAKDQLAENNQAWRTEVEAKSSKQALEEATDKLQKAEQRLAEMEKLQMEQDKSTGELRERLELSEKKMTDYQALQKAQAESQEEIQKLEEKLRVTANQLQAIQSDRYTSHDANVIEDNEISEEKMKLKQNIEETMEKLLKREKEVSTLTSQVEALKSQMGALESKVRSGEKKAEALVKEKMRVEAELESMTKKSHDASGQLVHISQELLKKERSLNELRVLLLESHRHSRDMEKDLNREVHKAEWRVKEQKLQEDIKTLREKLLLLGRERSSPDHRRYSMLDPSVLDSEVSRLRQRLLSTEDALRNALEHNQQVDQLVQAMRKHPDKSPAHGANSANGIHHQESDSPQDVGTTLI